The Vespula vulgaris chromosome 2, iyVesVulg1.1, whole genome shotgun sequence genome has a segment encoding these proteins:
- the LOC127061841 gene encoding neurexin-4 isoform X2 → MNTFNCFVFVFALAANSLTNAYDYECNVPLLDRAHLTATTFLPERGPNNARLNGDSAWSPELSSYDQHLTVELSDRYEIRSVATRGRAHTNEYVTEYIVQYSDDGQAWTSYEGQDGVDEMFKGNTNGDTIKLNKFEVPIIAQWIRINPTRWRDRISLRLELYGCDYESDVLSFNGSSLVRLDLLREPIETDRHSIRFRFKTNFADGILMYSRGTQGDFIALQLRDNRMLLNIDLGSGVMTSLSVGSLLDDNMWHDVVISRNRKNISFSVDRVLIKGRVKGEFHRLDLNRALYIGGVPNKQEGLVIGQNFTGCIENFYLNTTNIIHELRETELTGENLKYHKIHTIYNCPEPPVIPISFLTPGSYARLKGYEGIPSLNVSLGFRSYEDRGIILYHKFTSPGYVKLFLEQGKLKIEIETKGNSKVILDNFDEKFNDGKWHQVILTVAKNTLILNVDGRPMRTKRILEMITGSLYWVGGMTGEESNRGFVGCMRMISIDGNYKLPTDWKEEEYCCKNEVVFDACQMVDRCNPNPCKHSGICTQNSDEFFCDCANTGYSGAVCHTSLHPLSCEAYKNMNSVNQRAEIKIDVDGSGPLAPFPVTCEFFADGRVMTVLRHSNEVPTPVDGFEEPGSFIQDISYDADLDQIEAFLNRSTRCSQRIKYECKHSKLFNSPVSQNDYFKPNSWWVSRQNQKMDYWGGALPGSRKCECGILGNCADPSKWCNCDADLEGRLEDSGDITEKEYLPVKQLRFGDTGTPLDEKEGKYTLGPLICEGDDLFKNVVTFRIVDATINLPTFDIGHSGDIYFEFKTTIDNAVIIHSKGPTDYIKVSINGGNQIHFQYQAGGGPLAVSVDTSYKLADNQWHSVSVERNRKEARIVIDGALKNEVREPPGPVRALHLTSDLVIGATVDYRDGFVGCIRALLLNGQLQDIRSYARRGMYGISEDCVGRCESNPCLNNGTCHEKYNGYWCDCRWTAFKGPICADEIGVNMRSNSMIKYDFMGSWRSTISEKIRVGFTTTNPKGFLLGLFSNISGEYMTIMVSNSGHLRVVFDFGFERQEVIFPSKHFGLGQYHDVRLSRKNSGSTLVLKVDNYEPKEFHFDIKTSADAQFNNIQYMYIGKNESMTEGFAGCISRVEFDDIYPLKLLFQENGPGNVRSLSNTPVTEDFCGVEPITHPPNIVETRPPPDVDEDKVRAAYNETDTAILGSVLAVIIIALVIMAVLIGRYMSRHKGEYLTQEDKGAEIALDPDSAVVHSTTGHQVQKKKEWFI, encoded by the exons ATGAACACTTTCAACTGTTTTGTGTTCGTCTTCGCTCTTGCGGCAAATTCATTAACAAACGCAT ACGACTACGAATGTAATGTGCCTCTTTTGGATAGAGCTCATTTAACAGCAACTACGTTTTTACCGGAGAGAGGACCTAACAATGCAAGACTTAACG GGGATTCTGCGTGGTCACCAGAACTTAGCAGTTATGATCAACATCTTACTGTGGAACTGAGCGACAGGTACGAGATACGCAGCGTCGCAACACGGGGTCGCGCCCATACTAATGAATATGTGACAGAATATATTGTACAATATTCTGATGATGGTCAAGCCTGGACTAGTTACGAAGGTCAAGATGGTGTAGATGAG aTGTTCAAAGGAAATACGAATGGAGATACTATCAAACTTAATAAATTTGAAGTCCCAATTATTGCACAATGGATAAGAATAAATCCAACCAGGTGGCGAGATAGAATATCATTGAGACTTGAATTATACGGATGTGATTAcg aaTCCGatgtattatcatttaatgGATCATCTTTGGTTCGTTTGGATTTATTAAGAGAACCAATCGAGACAGATAGACATTCTATACGTTTTCGTTTTAAAACAAACTTTGCAGATGGTATATTAATGTATTCACGTGGTACACAAGGGGATTTTATCGCATTACAATTACGTGATAATAGAATGTTATTGAATATCGATCTTGGATCTGGTGTTATGACGAGTTTATCAGTAGGAAGTCTTTTGGATGATAATATGTGGCATGATGTTGTTATatcaagaaatagaaaaaatatctctttctctgttgaTAGAGTGTTAATAAAAGGAAGAGTTAAAGGAGAATTTCATCGACTAGATTTAAATAGAGCA CTTTATATTGGTGGAGTACCTAACAAACAGGAAGGTTTAGTAATAGGTCAAAATTTCACAGGgtgtatagaaaatttttatttgaatactACCAATATTATTCATGAATTAAGAGAAACTGAACTTACCGGAGAAAACCTAAAATATCATAAGATTCATACGATTTATAATTGTCCTGAGCCTCCTGTCATtcctatatcatttttaacacCTGGATCTTATGCTCGGCTTAAAGGTTACGAGGGTATTCCGTCGTTGAACGTTTCTCTTGGATTTCGAAGTTACGAGGATCGAGGAATAAttctttatcataaatttacaTCTCCAGGATACGTTAAa CTATTTTTAGAACAAGGCAAATTgaaaatcgaaatcgaaacaaaaggaaattcAAAAGTGATTTTAGAtaattttgatgaaaaatttaatgatgGAAAGTGGCATCAGGTCATCTTAACAGTAGCAAAAAATACTCTTATACTAAATGTCGATGGTAGACCTATGAGAACTAAACGTATTTTGGAAATGATAACTGGATCATTATATTGGGTAGGTGGTATGACAGGAGAAGAAAGTAATCGTGGATTTGTTGGCTGTATGAGAATGATAAGTATTGATGGAAATTATAAGTTACCAACTGAttggaaagaggaagaatattGTTGCAAAAATGAAGTTGTTTTTGATGCTTGTCAAATGGTCGATCGTTGTAATCCTAATCCTTGTAAACACTCTGGTATATGTACTCAAAATTCTGATGAATTCTTCTGCGATTGTGCCAATACTGGTTATTCAGGAGCTGTTTGTCACACAT CATTGCATCCTTTATCCTGTGAggcgtataaaaatatgaattcagTAAATCAAAGAgcagaaattaaaattgacgTTGACGGAAGCGGACCATTAGCACCCTTTCCAGTCACTTGTGAATTTTTTGCCGATGGACGTGTAATGACAGTTCTAAGGCATAGCAACGAAGTCCCAACACCCGTTGATGGATTTGAAGAACCAGGCAGTTTTATTCAGGATATCAGTTATGACGCTGATCTCGATCAAATAGAAGCTTTCTTAAATCGATCAACGAGATGTAGTCAAAGAATAAAGTACGAATGTAAACactcaaaattatttaattcgcCAG TTTCACAGAATGATTACTTTAAACCAAATTCATGGTGGGTAAGCAGACAGAATCAAAAAATGGATTATTGGGGTGGCGCTTTGCCAGGTTCACGTAAATGCGAATGTGGAATACTCGGAAATTGTGCAGATCCAAGTAAATGGTGTAACTGTGATGCTGACTTAGAAGGTAGACTTGAAGATAGCGGAGATATAACGGAGAAGGAATATCTTCCTGTGAAACAATTACGCTTCGGAGATACCGGCACGCCATTGGATGAAAAAGAAGGCAAATATACCCTGGGACCACTTATTTGTGAAGGAGATG atTTGTTCAAGAACGTAGTAACGTTCCGCATTGTTGACGCTACTATTAATCTACCTACTTTCGATATCGGCCATAGTggagatatttattttgaattcaAGACGACGATTGATAATGCTGTAATTATTCATAGCAAGGGTCCTACGGATTATATCAAAGTTTCTATAAACGGTGGAAATCAGATACATTTCCAATATCAAGCAGGTGGTGGACCACTTGCAGTAAGCGTTGACACGTCTTATAAATTAGCTGACAATCAATGGCATTCCGTTTCCGTCGAAAGAAATCGTAAAGAAGCTAGAATAGTTATTGACGGAGCATTGAAAAACGAAGTTAGAGAACCACCTGGACCAGTGCGTGCGCTTCATCTTACTTCAGATTTGGTAATTGGAGCAACTGTTGATTACAGGGACGGCTTTGTAGGCTGTATAAGAGCTTTGCTTTTAAATGGACAATTACAAGATATTAGAAGTTATGCAAGACGTGGAATGTATGGTATAAGTGAAGATTGCGTAGGACGATGTGAAAGTAATCCGTGTCTTAATAATGGTACATGCCATGAAAAATATAACGGATATTGGTGCGACTGTCGTTGGACTGCATTCAAAGGACCAATTTGTGCGGATG AAATTGGCGTTAACATGCGGTCGAACTCGATGATAAAGTATGACTTTATGGGCAGTTGGCGTTCTACAATTTCAGAAAAGATTAGAGTTGGATTTACAACGACTAATCCTAAAGGTTTCTTACTTGGTCTGTTCTCAAATATTTCAGGAGAATATATGACGATTATGGTTTCTAACAGTGGTCATTTACGCGTTGTTTTTGATTTCGGTTTCGAACGACAGGAAGTTATATTTCCGTCAAAACATTTCGGTTTAGGCCAGTATCACGACGTTAGATTAAGTAGGAAAAATTCTGGATCCACTCTCGTCTTGAAAGTTGATAATTATGAACCGAAAGAGTTCCACTTTGATATTAAAACTTCCGCTGATGCTCaattcaataatattcaatacatgtatataggtaAAAATGAATCTATGACGGAAGGATTCGCAGGTTGTATATCTAGGGTCGAATTCGATGACATATATCCTTTGAAGTTACTCTTTCAAGAAAATGGACCAGGAAATGTTAGATCTTTAAGTAACACGCCCGTTACAGAAGATTTTTGCGGAGTAGAACCAATTACGCATCCACCAAATATCGTTGAAACGCGACCACCACCTGACGTAGACGAAGACAAAGTTAGAGCTGCTTATAATGAAACTGATACTGCAATCTTAGGAAGTGTATTAGCTGTTATTATCATAGCTTTAGTTATTATGGCAGTACTTATAGGAAGATACATGTCGAGGCATAAAGGCGAATATTTGACTCAAGAAGATAAAGGTGCCGAAATTGCGTTAGACCCAGATTCAGCGGTTGTACACTCTACGACTGGCCATCaagttcaaaagaaaaaagaatggtttatataa
- the LOC127061841 gene encoding neurexin-4 isoform X1, whose amino-acid sequence MNTFNCFVFVFALAANSLTNAYDYECNVPLLDRAHLTATTFLPERGPNNARLNGGNAWTASSSDFGQYLTIDLGQVMNITAVATQGRSHKNEYVMEYGISYGTNGLDYVDFKEESGNIKMFKGNTNGDTIKLNKFEVPIIAQWIRINPTRWRDRISLRLELYGCDYESDVLSFNGSSLVRLDLLREPIETDRHSIRFRFKTNFADGILMYSRGTQGDFIALQLRDNRMLLNIDLGSGVMTSLSVGSLLDDNMWHDVVISRNRKNISFSVDRVLIKGRVKGEFHRLDLNRALYIGGVPNKQEGLVIGQNFTGCIENFYLNTTNIIHELRETELTGENLKYHKIHTIYNCPEPPVIPISFLTPGSYARLKGYEGIPSLNVSLGFRSYEDRGIILYHKFTSPGYVKLFLEQGKLKIEIETKGNSKVILDNFDEKFNDGKWHQVILTVAKNTLILNVDGRPMRTKRILEMITGSLYWVGGMTGEESNRGFVGCMRMISIDGNYKLPTDWKEEEYCCKNEVVFDACQMVDRCNPNPCKHSGICTQNSDEFFCDCANTGYSGAVCHTSLHPLSCEAYKNMNSVNQRAEIKIDVDGSGPLAPFPVTCEFFADGRVMTVLRHSNEVPTPVDGFEEPGSFIQDISYDADLDQIEAFLNRSTRCSQRIKYECKHSKLFNSPVSQNDYFKPNSWWVSRQNQKMDYWGGALPGSRKCECGILGNCADPSKWCNCDADLEGRLEDSGDITEKEYLPVKQLRFGDTGTPLDEKEGKYTLGPLICEGDDLFKNVVTFRIVDATINLPTFDIGHSGDIYFEFKTTIDNAVIIHSKGPTDYIKVSINGGNQIHFQYQAGGGPLAVSVDTSYKLADNQWHSVSVERNRKEARIVIDGALKNEVREPPGPVRALHLTSDLVIGATVDYRDGFVGCIRALLLNGQLQDIRSYARRGMYGISEDCVGRCESNPCLNNGTCHEKYNGYWCDCRWTAFKGPICADEIGVNMRSNSMIKYDFMGSWRSTISEKIRVGFTTTNPKGFLLGLFSNISGEYMTIMVSNSGHLRVVFDFGFERQEVIFPSKHFGLGQYHDVRLSRKNSGSTLVLKVDNYEPKEFHFDIKTSADAQFNNIQYMYIGKNESMTEGFAGCISRVEFDDIYPLKLLFQENGPGNVRSLSNTPVTEDFCGVEPITHPPNIVETRPPPDVDEDKVRAAYNETDTAILGSVLAVIIIALVIMAVLIGRYMSRHKGEYLTQEDKGAEIALDPDSAVVHSTTGHQVQKKKEWFI is encoded by the exons ATGAACACTTTCAACTGTTTTGTGTTCGTCTTCGCTCTTGCGGCAAATTCATTAACAAACGCAT ACGACTACGAATGTAATGTGCCTCTTTTGGATAGAGCTCATTTAACAGCAACTACGTTTTTACCGGAGAGAGGACCTAACAATGCAAGACTTAACG GCGGAAACGCATGGACGGCTAGCAGCTCAGACTTTGGCCAATACCTGACTATTGACTTGGGTCAAGTAATGAATATCACAGCTGTGGCAACCCAGGGAAGATCTCATAAAAATGAGTATGTTATGGAATATGGTATCAGCTATGGTACCAATGGTCTTGATTATGTGGATTTTAAAGAAGAATCTGGTAATATCAAG aTGTTCAAAGGAAATACGAATGGAGATACTATCAAACTTAATAAATTTGAAGTCCCAATTATTGCACAATGGATAAGAATAAATCCAACCAGGTGGCGAGATAGAATATCATTGAGACTTGAATTATACGGATGTGATTAcg aaTCCGatgtattatcatttaatgGATCATCTTTGGTTCGTTTGGATTTATTAAGAGAACCAATCGAGACAGATAGACATTCTATACGTTTTCGTTTTAAAACAAACTTTGCAGATGGTATATTAATGTATTCACGTGGTACACAAGGGGATTTTATCGCATTACAATTACGTGATAATAGAATGTTATTGAATATCGATCTTGGATCTGGTGTTATGACGAGTTTATCAGTAGGAAGTCTTTTGGATGATAATATGTGGCATGATGTTGTTATatcaagaaatagaaaaaatatctctttctctgttgaTAGAGTGTTAATAAAAGGAAGAGTTAAAGGAGAATTTCATCGACTAGATTTAAATAGAGCA CTTTATATTGGTGGAGTACCTAACAAACAGGAAGGTTTAGTAATAGGTCAAAATTTCACAGGgtgtatagaaaatttttatttgaatactACCAATATTATTCATGAATTAAGAGAAACTGAACTTACCGGAGAAAACCTAAAATATCATAAGATTCATACGATTTATAATTGTCCTGAGCCTCCTGTCATtcctatatcatttttaacacCTGGATCTTATGCTCGGCTTAAAGGTTACGAGGGTATTCCGTCGTTGAACGTTTCTCTTGGATTTCGAAGTTACGAGGATCGAGGAATAAttctttatcataaatttacaTCTCCAGGATACGTTAAa CTATTTTTAGAACAAGGCAAATTgaaaatcgaaatcgaaacaaaaggaaattcAAAAGTGATTTTAGAtaattttgatgaaaaatttaatgatgGAAAGTGGCATCAGGTCATCTTAACAGTAGCAAAAAATACTCTTATACTAAATGTCGATGGTAGACCTATGAGAACTAAACGTATTTTGGAAATGATAACTGGATCATTATATTGGGTAGGTGGTATGACAGGAGAAGAAAGTAATCGTGGATTTGTTGGCTGTATGAGAATGATAAGTATTGATGGAAATTATAAGTTACCAACTGAttggaaagaggaagaatattGTTGCAAAAATGAAGTTGTTTTTGATGCTTGTCAAATGGTCGATCGTTGTAATCCTAATCCTTGTAAACACTCTGGTATATGTACTCAAAATTCTGATGAATTCTTCTGCGATTGTGCCAATACTGGTTATTCAGGAGCTGTTTGTCACACAT CATTGCATCCTTTATCCTGTGAggcgtataaaaatatgaattcagTAAATCAAAGAgcagaaattaaaattgacgTTGACGGAAGCGGACCATTAGCACCCTTTCCAGTCACTTGTGAATTTTTTGCCGATGGACGTGTAATGACAGTTCTAAGGCATAGCAACGAAGTCCCAACACCCGTTGATGGATTTGAAGAACCAGGCAGTTTTATTCAGGATATCAGTTATGACGCTGATCTCGATCAAATAGAAGCTTTCTTAAATCGATCAACGAGATGTAGTCAAAGAATAAAGTACGAATGTAAACactcaaaattatttaattcgcCAG TTTCACAGAATGATTACTTTAAACCAAATTCATGGTGGGTAAGCAGACAGAATCAAAAAATGGATTATTGGGGTGGCGCTTTGCCAGGTTCACGTAAATGCGAATGTGGAATACTCGGAAATTGTGCAGATCCAAGTAAATGGTGTAACTGTGATGCTGACTTAGAAGGTAGACTTGAAGATAGCGGAGATATAACGGAGAAGGAATATCTTCCTGTGAAACAATTACGCTTCGGAGATACCGGCACGCCATTGGATGAAAAAGAAGGCAAATATACCCTGGGACCACTTATTTGTGAAGGAGATG atTTGTTCAAGAACGTAGTAACGTTCCGCATTGTTGACGCTACTATTAATCTACCTACTTTCGATATCGGCCATAGTggagatatttattttgaattcaAGACGACGATTGATAATGCTGTAATTATTCATAGCAAGGGTCCTACGGATTATATCAAAGTTTCTATAAACGGTGGAAATCAGATACATTTCCAATATCAAGCAGGTGGTGGACCACTTGCAGTAAGCGTTGACACGTCTTATAAATTAGCTGACAATCAATGGCATTCCGTTTCCGTCGAAAGAAATCGTAAAGAAGCTAGAATAGTTATTGACGGAGCATTGAAAAACGAAGTTAGAGAACCACCTGGACCAGTGCGTGCGCTTCATCTTACTTCAGATTTGGTAATTGGAGCAACTGTTGATTACAGGGACGGCTTTGTAGGCTGTATAAGAGCTTTGCTTTTAAATGGACAATTACAAGATATTAGAAGTTATGCAAGACGTGGAATGTATGGTATAAGTGAAGATTGCGTAGGACGATGTGAAAGTAATCCGTGTCTTAATAATGGTACATGCCATGAAAAATATAACGGATATTGGTGCGACTGTCGTTGGACTGCATTCAAAGGACCAATTTGTGCGGATG AAATTGGCGTTAACATGCGGTCGAACTCGATGATAAAGTATGACTTTATGGGCAGTTGGCGTTCTACAATTTCAGAAAAGATTAGAGTTGGATTTACAACGACTAATCCTAAAGGTTTCTTACTTGGTCTGTTCTCAAATATTTCAGGAGAATATATGACGATTATGGTTTCTAACAGTGGTCATTTACGCGTTGTTTTTGATTTCGGTTTCGAACGACAGGAAGTTATATTTCCGTCAAAACATTTCGGTTTAGGCCAGTATCACGACGTTAGATTAAGTAGGAAAAATTCTGGATCCACTCTCGTCTTGAAAGTTGATAATTATGAACCGAAAGAGTTCCACTTTGATATTAAAACTTCCGCTGATGCTCaattcaataatattcaatacatgtatataggtaAAAATGAATCTATGACGGAAGGATTCGCAGGTTGTATATCTAGGGTCGAATTCGATGACATATATCCTTTGAAGTTACTCTTTCAAGAAAATGGACCAGGAAATGTTAGATCTTTAAGTAACACGCCCGTTACAGAAGATTTTTGCGGAGTAGAACCAATTACGCATCCACCAAATATCGTTGAAACGCGACCACCACCTGACGTAGACGAAGACAAAGTTAGAGCTGCTTATAATGAAACTGATACTGCAATCTTAGGAAGTGTATTAGCTGTTATTATCATAGCTTTAGTTATTATGGCAGTACTTATAGGAAGATACATGTCGAGGCATAAAGGCGAATATTTGACTCAAGAAGATAAAGGTGCCGAAATTGCGTTAGACCCAGATTCAGCGGTTGTACACTCTACGACTGGCCATCaagttcaaaagaaaaaagaatggtttatataa
- the LOC127061841 gene encoding neurexin-4 isoform X3 yields the protein MQDLTMFKGNTNGDTIKLNKFEVPIIAQWIRINPTRWRDRISLRLELYGCDYESDVLSFNGSSLVRLDLLREPIETDRHSIRFRFKTNFADGILMYSRGTQGDFIALQLRDNRMLLNIDLGSGVMTSLSVGSLLDDNMWHDVVISRNRKNISFSVDRVLIKGRVKGEFHRLDLNRALYIGGVPNKQEGLVIGQNFTGCIENFYLNTTNIIHELRETELTGENLKYHKIHTIYNCPEPPVIPISFLTPGSYARLKGYEGIPSLNVSLGFRSYEDRGIILYHKFTSPGYVKLFLEQGKLKIEIETKGNSKVILDNFDEKFNDGKWHQVILTVAKNTLILNVDGRPMRTKRILEMITGSLYWVGGMTGEESNRGFVGCMRMISIDGNYKLPTDWKEEEYCCKNEVVFDACQMVDRCNPNPCKHSGICTQNSDEFFCDCANTGYSGAVCHTSLHPLSCEAYKNMNSVNQRAEIKIDVDGSGPLAPFPVTCEFFADGRVMTVLRHSNEVPTPVDGFEEPGSFIQDISYDADLDQIEAFLNRSTRCSQRIKYECKHSKLFNSPVSQNDYFKPNSWWVSRQNQKMDYWGGALPGSRKCECGILGNCADPSKWCNCDADLEGRLEDSGDITEKEYLPVKQLRFGDTGTPLDEKEGKYTLGPLICEGDDLFKNVVTFRIVDATINLPTFDIGHSGDIYFEFKTTIDNAVIIHSKGPTDYIKVSINGGNQIHFQYQAGGGPLAVSVDTSYKLADNQWHSVSVERNRKEARIVIDGALKNEVREPPGPVRALHLTSDLVIGATVDYRDGFVGCIRALLLNGQLQDIRSYARRGMYGISEDCVGRCESNPCLNNGTCHEKYNGYWCDCRWTAFKGPICADEIGVNMRSNSMIKYDFMGSWRSTISEKIRVGFTTTNPKGFLLGLFSNISGEYMTIMVSNSGHLRVVFDFGFERQEVIFPSKHFGLGQYHDVRLSRKNSGSTLVLKVDNYEPKEFHFDIKTSADAQFNNIQYMYIGKNESMTEGFAGCISRVEFDDIYPLKLLFQENGPGNVRSLSNTPVTEDFCGVEPITHPPNIVETRPPPDVDEDKVRAAYNETDTAILGSVLAVIIIALVIMAVLIGRYMSRHKGEYLTQEDKGAEIALDPDSAVVHSTTGHQVQKKKEWFI from the exons ATGCAAGACTTAACG aTGTTCAAAGGAAATACGAATGGAGATACTATCAAACTTAATAAATTTGAAGTCCCAATTATTGCACAATGGATAAGAATAAATCCAACCAGGTGGCGAGATAGAATATCATTGAGACTTGAATTATACGGATGTGATTAcg aaTCCGatgtattatcatttaatgGATCATCTTTGGTTCGTTTGGATTTATTAAGAGAACCAATCGAGACAGATAGACATTCTATACGTTTTCGTTTTAAAACAAACTTTGCAGATGGTATATTAATGTATTCACGTGGTACACAAGGGGATTTTATCGCATTACAATTACGTGATAATAGAATGTTATTGAATATCGATCTTGGATCTGGTGTTATGACGAGTTTATCAGTAGGAAGTCTTTTGGATGATAATATGTGGCATGATGTTGTTATatcaagaaatagaaaaaatatctctttctctgttgaTAGAGTGTTAATAAAAGGAAGAGTTAAAGGAGAATTTCATCGACTAGATTTAAATAGAGCA CTTTATATTGGTGGAGTACCTAACAAACAGGAAGGTTTAGTAATAGGTCAAAATTTCACAGGgtgtatagaaaatttttatttgaatactACCAATATTATTCATGAATTAAGAGAAACTGAACTTACCGGAGAAAACCTAAAATATCATAAGATTCATACGATTTATAATTGTCCTGAGCCTCCTGTCATtcctatatcatttttaacacCTGGATCTTATGCTCGGCTTAAAGGTTACGAGGGTATTCCGTCGTTGAACGTTTCTCTTGGATTTCGAAGTTACGAGGATCGAGGAATAAttctttatcataaatttacaTCTCCAGGATACGTTAAa CTATTTTTAGAACAAGGCAAATTgaaaatcgaaatcgaaacaaaaggaaattcAAAAGTGATTTTAGAtaattttgatgaaaaatttaatgatgGAAAGTGGCATCAGGTCATCTTAACAGTAGCAAAAAATACTCTTATACTAAATGTCGATGGTAGACCTATGAGAACTAAACGTATTTTGGAAATGATAACTGGATCATTATATTGGGTAGGTGGTATGACAGGAGAAGAAAGTAATCGTGGATTTGTTGGCTGTATGAGAATGATAAGTATTGATGGAAATTATAAGTTACCAACTGAttggaaagaggaagaatattGTTGCAAAAATGAAGTTGTTTTTGATGCTTGTCAAATGGTCGATCGTTGTAATCCTAATCCTTGTAAACACTCTGGTATATGTACTCAAAATTCTGATGAATTCTTCTGCGATTGTGCCAATACTGGTTATTCAGGAGCTGTTTGTCACACAT CATTGCATCCTTTATCCTGTGAggcgtataaaaatatgaattcagTAAATCAAAGAgcagaaattaaaattgacgTTGACGGAAGCGGACCATTAGCACCCTTTCCAGTCACTTGTGAATTTTTTGCCGATGGACGTGTAATGACAGTTCTAAGGCATAGCAACGAAGTCCCAACACCCGTTGATGGATTTGAAGAACCAGGCAGTTTTATTCAGGATATCAGTTATGACGCTGATCTCGATCAAATAGAAGCTTTCTTAAATCGATCAACGAGATGTAGTCAAAGAATAAAGTACGAATGTAAACactcaaaattatttaattcgcCAG TTTCACAGAATGATTACTTTAAACCAAATTCATGGTGGGTAAGCAGACAGAATCAAAAAATGGATTATTGGGGTGGCGCTTTGCCAGGTTCACGTAAATGCGAATGTGGAATACTCGGAAATTGTGCAGATCCAAGTAAATGGTGTAACTGTGATGCTGACTTAGAAGGTAGACTTGAAGATAGCGGAGATATAACGGAGAAGGAATATCTTCCTGTGAAACAATTACGCTTCGGAGATACCGGCACGCCATTGGATGAAAAAGAAGGCAAATATACCCTGGGACCACTTATTTGTGAAGGAGATG atTTGTTCAAGAACGTAGTAACGTTCCGCATTGTTGACGCTACTATTAATCTACCTACTTTCGATATCGGCCATAGTggagatatttattttgaattcaAGACGACGATTGATAATGCTGTAATTATTCATAGCAAGGGTCCTACGGATTATATCAAAGTTTCTATAAACGGTGGAAATCAGATACATTTCCAATATCAAGCAGGTGGTGGACCACTTGCAGTAAGCGTTGACACGTCTTATAAATTAGCTGACAATCAATGGCATTCCGTTTCCGTCGAAAGAAATCGTAAAGAAGCTAGAATAGTTATTGACGGAGCATTGAAAAACGAAGTTAGAGAACCACCTGGACCAGTGCGTGCGCTTCATCTTACTTCAGATTTGGTAATTGGAGCAACTGTTGATTACAGGGACGGCTTTGTAGGCTGTATAAGAGCTTTGCTTTTAAATGGACAATTACAAGATATTAGAAGTTATGCAAGACGTGGAATGTATGGTATAAGTGAAGATTGCGTAGGACGATGTGAAAGTAATCCGTGTCTTAATAATGGTACATGCCATGAAAAATATAACGGATATTGGTGCGACTGTCGTTGGACTGCATTCAAAGGACCAATTTGTGCGGATG AAATTGGCGTTAACATGCGGTCGAACTCGATGATAAAGTATGACTTTATGGGCAGTTGGCGTTCTACAATTTCAGAAAAGATTAGAGTTGGATTTACAACGACTAATCCTAAAGGTTTCTTACTTGGTCTGTTCTCAAATATTTCAGGAGAATATATGACGATTATGGTTTCTAACAGTGGTCATTTACGCGTTGTTTTTGATTTCGGTTTCGAACGACAGGAAGTTATATTTCCGTCAAAACATTTCGGTTTAGGCCAGTATCACGACGTTAGATTAAGTAGGAAAAATTCTGGATCCACTCTCGTCTTGAAAGTTGATAATTATGAACCGAAAGAGTTCCACTTTGATATTAAAACTTCCGCTGATGCTCaattcaataatattcaatacatgtatataggtaAAAATGAATCTATGACGGAAGGATTCGCAGGTTGTATATCTAGGGTCGAATTCGATGACATATATCCTTTGAAGTTACTCTTTCAAGAAAATGGACCAGGAAATGTTAGATCTTTAAGTAACACGCCCGTTACAGAAGATTTTTGCGGAGTAGAACCAATTACGCATCCACCAAATATCGTTGAAACGCGACCACCACCTGACGTAGACGAAGACAAAGTTAGAGCTGCTTATAATGAAACTGATACTGCAATCTTAGGAAGTGTATTAGCTGTTATTATCATAGCTTTAGTTATTATGGCAGTACTTATAGGAAGATACATGTCGAGGCATAAAGGCGAATATTTGACTCAAGAAGATAAAGGTGCCGAAATTGCGTTAGACCCAGATTCAGCGGTTGTACACTCTACGACTGGCCATCaagttcaaaagaaaaaagaatggtttatataa